A stretch of the Schistocerca serialis cubense isolate TAMUIC-IGC-003099 chromosome 2, iqSchSeri2.2, whole genome shotgun sequence genome encodes the following:
- the LOC126457092 gene encoding suppressor of hairless protein, which translates to MPHQFGLPTMAHSMQTPPSPPNFFERFSSMLYRPDEQRLTREAMERYLRERSDMVIVILHAKVAQKSYGNEKRFFCPPPCIYLFGEGWRMRQEQMLREGETEQAAQLCAFIGIGNSDQDMQQLDLNNGKQYCAAKTLYISDSDKRKHFMLSVKMFYGNGHDIGVFHSKRIKVISKPSKKKQSLKNADLCIASGTKVALFNRLRSQTVSTRYLHVENGNFHASSTQWGAFTIHLLDDNESESEEFAVRDGYVHYGSTVKLVCSVTGMALPRLIIRKVDKQMALLEADDPVSQLHKCAFYMKDTERMYLCLSQERIIQFQATPCPKEPNKEMINDGACWTIISTDKAEYQFFEGMGPVRAPVTPVPVVHSLHLNGGGDVAMLELTGENFTPNLQVWFGDVEAETMYRCQESMLCVVPEISSFRGEWLWVRQPTQVPVSLVRNDGIIYATGLTFTYTPEPGPRPHCPPAEDIMRSGQTSRMPALPDMAWGHHPPPQGGL; encoded by the coding sequence ATGCCTCACCAGTTTGGACTCCCCACTATGGCGCATAGTATGCAAACTCCACCTTCACCACCAAATTTCTTTGAAAGGTTCAGTTCCATGTTGTACAGACCAGATGAGCAGAGACTTACTAGGGAGGCAATGGAAAGGTATTTGAGGGAGAGAAGTGATATGGTGATCGTGATACTTCATGCCAAAGTAGCCCAGAAATCTTATGGAAATGAGAAACGCTTTTTCTGTCCGCCTCCCTGTATATACCTTTTTGGTGAAGGGTGGAGGATGCGCCAGGAGCAAATGCTGAGAGAGGGAGAAACAGAACAAGCAGCTCAACTTTGTGCATTTATTGGTATTGGAAACTCTGACCAAGATATGCAGCAGCTGGACTTGAACAATGGTAAGCAGTATTGTGCTGCAAAAACACTGTACATTTCAGATTCAGATAAACGTAAACATTTCATGCTCTCTGTGAAAATGTTCTATGGAAATGGCCATGACATAGGCGTTTTTCATAGCAAAAGAATCAAAGTGATATCAAAACCATCGAAAAAGAAGCAGTCTCTGAAGAACGCTGATCTGTGCATAGCTAGTGGTACCAAAGTGGCTCTCTTCAATAGACTTCGCTCTCAGACTGTAAGCACAAGATACCTTCATGTCGAAAATGGCAACTTTCATGCAAGTTCAACACAGTGGGGAGCATTTACAATTCACCTGCTGGACGACAACGAATCGGAGTCGGAGGAATTCGCAGTTCGTGATGGTTATGTGCACTACGGAAGTACAGTGAAACTTGTTTGCAGTGTCACCGGTATGGCTCTTCCACGGCTCATAATACGCAAAGTTGATAAACAGATGGCACTCTTAGAAGCAGATGATCCAGTGTCTCAGCTGCACAAATGTGCTTTTTATATGAAAGATACTGAAAGGATGTACTTGTGTTTGTCACAAGAACGAATTATACAGTTTCAAGCAACACCTTGCCCAAAGGAACCAAATAAGGAAATGATAAATGATGGTGCATGTTGGACTATTATTAGTACTGATAAAGCAGAGTATCAGTTTTTTGAAGGCATGGGACCAGTTCGTGCTCCAGTGACTCCAGTTCCAGTCGTTCACAGCTTGCATTTGAATGGAGGAGGTGATGTCGCAATGCTCGAACTTACTGGTGAAAATTTCACACCTAACCTACAAGTGTGGTTTGGAGATGTAGAAGCTGAAACAATGTATAGGTGCCAGGAGAGTATGTTATGTGTAGTGCCTGAAATCTCGTCATTCAGAGGGGAGTGGTTGTGGGTGCGTCAGCCGACACAAGTACCCGTTTCTTTGGTAAGAAATGATGGGATTATTTATGCGACGGGCTTGACATTCACCTATACCCCAGAGCCCGGCCCGAGACCGCATTGTCCACCGGCAGAAGACATTATGCGAAGTGGCCAAACCAGTCGAATGCCAGCATTGCCCGATATGGCTTGGGGTCACCATCCTCCTCCTCAAGGAGGACTGTGA